The nucleotide sequence AGCGAAAAATGTTCCGCAACTACTTGGCGGTTCTGCGGATTTAGCTTCATCTAATAAAACGCTACTAAAAGGGGAAGCAAATTTCAGCGCTACAGATTATAGCGGACGTAATATTTGGTTTGGTGTTCGTGAATTTGGAATGGGTGCTGCTGTCAACGGAATGGCCCTACACGGTGGTGTAAAAGTATTTGGAGCAACATTCTTTGTATTCTCTGATTATTTACGTCCGGCCATTCGTCTCTCAGCATTAATGAAACTACCAGTTATTTATGTCTTTACACATGATAGCGTTGCTGTAGGTGAAGATGGACCAACACATGAACCAATTGAACAATTGGCATCCTTACGTGCAATGCCTGGTATCTCTACAATTCGCCCGGCTGATGGCAATGAGACAGCTGCAGCTTGGAAGTTGGCGTTAGAAAGTAAAGACGAACCAACAGCTCTTATCCTCTCACGTCAAGACTTACCAACACTTGTTGATTCTGAAAAAGCGTATGAGGGTGTTAAAAAAGGTGCATATGTGATCTCTGAAGCAAAAGGTGAAGTTGCTGGTTTGTTATTAGCATCTGGTTCTGAAGTTGCTTTAGCTGTTGAAGCACAAGCAGCGCTGGAAAAGGAAGGTATTTATGTTTCAGTTGTTAGTATGCCTAGCTGGGATCGTTTTGAAAAACAATCTGATGCATACAAAGAAAGTGTACTTCCAAAAAACGTAAAAGCACGTCTTGGTATTGAAATGGGGGCTTCCTTAGGTTGGAGTAAATATGTTGGTGATAACGGTAACGTCCTCGCCATTGATCAATTTGGATCCTCAGCACCAGGAGATAAAATAATTGAAGAATACGGTTTTACAGTCGAAAATGTCGTTTCTCATTTTAAAAAGCTTCTCTAAAAGTCTTGCCCTTGTTTAATCGGCTGTTTTGGCACTGGAGATCTTGTACAGGAATAGTTCATAATTTCTGAAAGCAAGCTCCGATAGTGTTTAGCATTTTTTTGAATAAATCCACAGAAGAGTTCAAGACGGCACTTTCCTCTCAAACGAAATCAAAGCAAACGGTACAATGTGCGCAACTTTTGATGTAGGAAAATGGCCTGTGCCAATTCTGAATTGGTCTCTCACCAATTTTTTAGCCGTTCTTATTCTTCTGTGAAATCCTCACAAAGTGTTTTACAAACAACTTCCTATCTTGTTTTAAAGCAGCGAGTGACTGTTCTTTACTGAACTTCACCTGAACCTACTTGCGAACCTCTTCCAACGCTTTGATGAACGATTGAATCATCATGGAACTCATCAATGATCACTAACACAATGCGGTAAGGCGGTTTCAATCGCTGTTTTGTATGCTTTCCACATATTGATCACAATTCGATGAGGCGTTCAGGATGAGATATTGTTTCAAGATCTCAATAACGTCCTCTTTTTTTTTCTGTTTTTGTTCTGTTTTTCTTTTTCAACTTCTTTTTCTCAAACTTGAAAAAGTAAACAAACAAGAGATTATTATCAGAAAATTCGTTCATTTATAGAAGATATGGAGGAAAACAAGAATGAATAAGATTGCAGTATTAACTAGCGGCGGGGATGCACCAGGAATGAACGCTGCTATTCGTGCGGTCGTTCGAAGAGGAATCTTTAAAGGACTAGATGTTTATGGTGTAAAAAATGGCTACAAAGGTTTAATGAATGGGAATTTTGTTTCAATGAACCTCGGAAGTGTGGGTGATATTATTCACCGAGGAGGCACTATCTTACAAACTACACGCTGTAAAGAGTTTAAGACAGCTGAAGGGCAACAACAGGCTTTAGCACAGCTAAAAAAAGAAGGCATTGATGGCTTAATCGTGATTGGTGGAGATGGCACTTTTGAAGGTGCGAGAAAATTAACTGCCCAAGAGTTTCCAACTATTGGTATTCCGGCAACCATTGACAATGACATTGCAGGGACGGAATATACAATTGGATTTGATACTGCTGTGAACACAGCAGTGGAAGCAATTGATAAAATTCGTGATACGGCAGCCTCTCATGATCGTATCTATGTCGTTGAAGTAATGGGCCGCAATGCAGGAGACATCGCTCTATGGGCAGGAATGTGTGCGGGAGCAGAATCAATTATTATCCCAGAAGCCGACCATGATGTGGAAGATGTAATTGATCGTATTAAACAAGGATATCAGCGAGGAAAAACGCACAGTATTATTGTGGTTGCAGAAGGGGCATTTAATGGAGTAGGAGCAATAGAAATTGGTAGAGCAATTAAAGAGAAAACAGGATTTGACACAAAGGTAACCATACTTGGGCATATTCAACGTGGGGGATCTCCTAGCGCTTACGACCGAATGATGAGCAGTCAGATGGGTGCAAAAGCCGTGGATTTGCTGGTTGAAGGCAAAAAAGGTCTGATGGTAGGATTAAAAAATGGTCAACTGATTCATACACCTTTTGAGGAAG is from Bacillus methanolicus MGA3 and encodes:
- the pfkA gene encoding 6-phosphofructokinase, which gives rise to MNKIAVLTSGGDAPGMNAAIRAVVRRGIFKGLDVYGVKNGYKGLMNGNFVSMNLGSVGDIIHRGGTILQTTRCKEFKTAEGQQQALAQLKKEGIDGLIVIGGDGTFEGARKLTAQEFPTIGIPATIDNDIAGTEYTIGFDTAVNTAVEAIDKIRDTAASHDRIYVVEVMGRNAGDIALWAGMCAGAESIIIPEADHDVEDVIDRIKQGYQRGKTHSIIVVAEGAFNGVGAIEIGRAIKEKTGFDTKVTILGHIQRGGSPSAYDRMMSSQMGAKAVDLLVEGKKGLMVGLKNGQLIHTPFEEAAKDKHTVDLSIYHLARSLSL